In one Ananas comosus cultivar F153 linkage group 12, ASM154086v1, whole genome shotgun sequence genomic region, the following are encoded:
- the LOC109718052 gene encoding F-box/kelch-repeat protein SKIP11-like, producing MREGDSSCMVSRALPSSYDRESMRAYAGEEEEDRAEEPHPINGVLSKKKKTTKKKEKKEKKKKMVVVVDSPLYGCGGEGEGEGEHEDPDSLISPVIGRDLSINCLLHLSCSDYGAVASLNRSFRSLLQSGELYRLRRRSGAVEHWVFFSCNVLEWDAFDPFRRRWISAAVPKMPPLECFMFCDKESLAVATDLLVFGKDMTSCIVLRYSILTNSWSKGVAMHSPRCLFGSASSGATAVVAGGIDTGGRIVSSAEMYNSDRQCWEVLPSMNRARKMCSGVFMDGKFYVIGGMRSHTEHLTCGEEYDLERRAWRLVPGMAAGLTGATTGAPPLVAVVGNELYAADYASNELRRYDKGRNAWATLGRLPERSVSMNGWGLAFKACGDRLIVIGGRGVSAGAGGVIELNSWVPTAGGPPEWEVIASRQSGSFVYNCAVMVC from the coding sequence atGCGGGAGGGGGACTCCTCTTGCATGGTGTCGCGGGCGCTTCCGAGCTCCTACGATCGCGAATCCATGCGGGCTTACGCCGGCGAGGAAGAAGAGGACCGAGCGGAGGAGCCACACCCCATTAATGGCGTCCtcagcaagaagaagaagacgacgaagaagaaggagaagaaggagaagaagaagaagatggtggtggtggtggattCCCCGCTTTACGGCTgtggcggcgagggcgagggcgagggcgagcaCGAGGATCCGGATAGCCTCATAAGCCCGGTGATCGGGCGCGACCTCTCGATCAATTGCCTCCTCCACCTGTCCTGCTCCGACTACGGCGCCGTCGCCTCGCTGAACCGGAGCTTCCGCTCCCTGCTCCAAAGCGGCGAGCTTTACCGTCTCCGGCGCCGCTCCGGCGCCGTCGAGCACTGGGTCTTCTTCTCCTGCAACGTGCTCGAGTGGGACGCCTTCGACCCCTTCCGCCGCCGCTGGATCTCCGCCGCCGTCCCCAAGATGCCGCCCCTCGAGTGCTTCATGTTCTGCGACAAGGAGTCCCTCGCCGTCGCCACCGACCTCCTCGTCTTCGGCAAGGACATGACCTCCTGCATTGTGCTCCGCTACAGCATCCTCACCAATTCCTGGTCCAAGGGCGTCGCCATGCACTCCCCCCGCTGCTTGTTCGGCTCCGCCAGCTCCGGCGccaccgccgtcgtcgccgGAGGGATCGACACCGGCGGCAGGATTGTGAGCTCCGCGGAAATGTACAATTCTGATAGGCAATGCTGGGAGGTCCTCCCGAGCATGAACCGCGCCCGGAAGATGTGCTCCGGCGTGTTCATGGACGGCAAGTTTTACGTGATCGGCGGCATGCGCTCGCATACTGAGCATTTGACGTGCGGCGAGGAGTACGACTTGGAGCGCCGCGCGTGGCGGCTGGTGCCCGGCATGGCCGCGGGGCTCACGGGCGCCACCACGGGCGCGCCGCCGCTGGTCGCCGTGGTGGGCAACGAGCTCTACGCGGCGGATTACGCCTCGAACGAGCTGCGCAGGTACGATAAGGGGCGCAACGCGTGGGCGACGCTCGGGAGGCTGCCCGAGCGGTCGGTGTCGATGAACGGCTGGGGGCTGGCGTTCAAGGCGTGCGGGGACCGCCTGATTGTGATCGGGGGGCGGGGGGTCTCGGCCGGGGCCGGAGGGGTCATCGAGCTCAACTCATGGGTCCCGACCGCGGGGGGCCCGCCGGAGTGGGAGGTGATCGCCAGCCGTCAGTCGGGGAGCTTTGTGTATAATTGCGCGGTGATGGTCTGCTGA